One stretch of Verrucomicrobiota bacterium DNA includes these proteins:
- a CDS encoding NHLP leader peptide family RiPP precursor produces MKETNIINQIIARCWTDDAFKQSLKNEPRKVLAEFGVHFDEPVTIKVIEDEPNVKTMVIPPKPDEGELNEILEGRKSANGGFNGCMCG; encoded by the coding sequence ATGAAGGAAACAAACATAATTAACCAGATCATTGCCAGGTGCTGGACCGATGACGCATTCAAACAGTCTTTGAAGAATGAACCTAGGAAGGTCTTGGCTGAGTTTGGCGTCCATTTTGATGAACCGGTTACCATCAAAGTCATTGAAGATGAACCTAATGTGAAAACAATGGTCATTCCTCCGAAACCAGATGAGGGCGAACTGAATGAAATATTGGAAGGCAGGAAGTCAGCGAATGGTGGCTTCAATGGCTGCATGTGCGGTTGA
- a CDS encoding NHLP leader peptide family RiPP precursor — MEEVNVTNQIIARCWTDEAFKQSLKSDPKKVLAEFGIQFDDSIVVNVIDDEPGVKTFVIPPKPDEGELGEILEGRKAATCSSSGEPNGCCG, encoded by the coding sequence ATGGAAGAAGTAAACGTAACTAACCAAATCATCGCTCGATGCTGGACTGACGAAGCATTTAAGCAGTCTCTAAAGAGTGACCCTAAAAAGGTTTTAGCTGAGTTTGGCATCCAATTCGACGATTCGATTGTCGTGAATGTCATCGATGATGAACCCGGCGTAAAAACATTTGTCATTCCCCCAAAGCCGGATGAGGGCGAACTCGGCGAAATACTCGAAGGTCGAAAGGCTGCTACGTGTAGTTCCAGCGGGGAGCCCAATGGTTGCTGTGGCTGA
- a CDS encoding TOMM precursor leader peptide-binding protein: MITVPKFSPYWQLIRCGEEVLIVAEHLDRRVDDNLIAAVLLQIDGVQSSNQIAATLAPKISADKTFYVLIQLGKEGIIIERDDKRLDASSSHPGFVEKHCDATEKEFLSRIITVEGETDSLVDQLKEFLATQTDEEREVFDKTLLYSTRDFISSQTQAAAADAWNRGVSFLPVKFYGREPMVGPLFIPGETGCFECLRYRLRLNQRLKFMVSLEFDVPFIAERASAAWRQVVDRIRSHQSSQSSAHTVLQWSEADEVWISHPVIDRPDCPICGDKDYWKDSPGVVTITGETLDYDAASFGHRVISAKETLKHFSKHDSPLTGTFAYYPGRYGVPEYFGHFGYLTVATPPAPRDEQNTGFSQSMAAGGKGATRENALASGFGEAVERFCIINDDARPLHRARPSELAPSSCISPGELLCFSDRQYRDRERLNRVDEHVNIPEPMPDDPIMDWWPSWSLTAGRAQWLPAAFIQRSPRLASQQWMSCSTNGMAAGNCLEEALIQGTCELIERDAFGLWWYHMHHSPLVDLATVDSPYIKRVEEGLCSDGYRLLAYYLSIDTCLPVFAAVALPDNDDDLPMFGLGCHFQPRIALDRAVAELGQFWAFAIDNRSRGSELKATIINQTGKPLAHSSFLRPEEARDVVAWNEVPGFEFPSLNEEVEFLRDLFLSLDLKWLVADMSRPDLPLNVTKSVVPGFCHIHPQLSTERLYTAPLKLGWQKERTDETDLNPMPFFF, translated from the coding sequence ATGATCACGGTCCCAAAATTTTCTCCATACTGGCAGCTCATCCGCTGTGGCGAAGAGGTTCTTATTGTAGCGGAACACCTCGACCGTCGTGTTGATGACAATCTCATCGCGGCCGTCCTGCTACAGATAGATGGTGTTCAATCATCAAATCAGATTGCCGCAACATTAGCTCCCAAGATTTCGGCGGATAAAACCTTTTATGTTTTGATTCAGTTGGGAAAGGAAGGGATCATTATTGAACGCGATGATAAAAGGCTGGATGCATCGAGTTCACATCCCGGTTTTGTTGAAAAGCACTGCGATGCTACCGAAAAGGAGTTTCTTTCCCGAATAATTACCGTTGAGGGAGAAACCGACTCGCTGGTCGATCAGCTTAAGGAATTCCTTGCGACTCAAACAGACGAGGAACGCGAGGTATTCGATAAGACTCTTCTCTACTCGACCCGAGATTTCATCTCCAGCCAAACTCAGGCAGCAGCGGCAGATGCGTGGAATCGCGGGGTTTCTTTTTTGCCGGTTAAGTTTTACGGACGCGAGCCCATGGTTGGTCCGCTTTTCATTCCTGGCGAAACCGGTTGCTTTGAGTGCCTGCGGTATCGTTTGCGACTTAACCAGCGCCTGAAGTTCATGGTTTCACTCGAATTCGACGTGCCGTTCATCGCCGAACGGGCTTCGGCCGCTTGGCGGCAAGTAGTTGACCGGATCCGGTCCCACCAGTCTAGTCAATCATCGGCACACACCGTACTTCAGTGGTCCGAAGCGGATGAGGTTTGGATAAGCCATCCCGTCATTGATCGACCTGACTGCCCAATTTGTGGCGATAAGGACTACTGGAAAGACAGTCCGGGGGTCGTCACTATTACTGGTGAAACTCTCGACTATGATGCCGCAAGCTTCGGGCATCGCGTTATCTCAGCAAAAGAAACCCTCAAGCATTTTTCGAAGCACGATAGTCCATTGACCGGAACGTTCGCTTACTATCCTGGTCGTTACGGTGTGCCTGAATACTTTGGTCACTTTGGCTACCTAACCGTTGCGACTCCTCCGGCCCCCAGGGATGAACAAAATACGGGTTTCTCCCAATCGATGGCAGCAGGCGGAAAAGGAGCGACTCGAGAGAACGCACTGGCGAGCGGATTTGGCGAAGCGGTTGAGCGGTTTTGTATCATAAATGATGATGCCCGTCCATTGCATCGGGCCCGTCCATCCGAACTTGCGCCGTCCTCGTGCATTTCCCCCGGTGAATTACTTTGTTTCAGTGATCGTCAATACCGCGATCGGGAACGACTCAACCGCGTAGATGAGCATGTCAATATACCGGAGCCGATGCCTGATGATCCGATCATGGATTGGTGGCCATCTTGGTCATTGACTGCAGGTCGTGCCCAGTGGTTGCCCGCAGCGTTTATCCAACGCAGCCCAAGGTTGGCGTCGCAGCAGTGGATGTCGTGCAGCACCAACGGAATGGCGGCAGGCAATTGTCTGGAAGAAGCACTGATTCAAGGCACTTGCGAATTGATTGAACGGGACGCTTTTGGGCTTTGGTGGTATCACATGCATCATAGCCCGTTGGTTGACTTGGCAACGGTTGACAGCCCCTACATAAAAAGGGTTGAGGAGGGCCTATGCAGCGACGGGTATCGGTTGCTTGCCTATTACTTATCGATCGATACCTGCCTACCTGTTTTTGCGGCAGTCGCGTTGCCAGACAACGACGATGATTTGCCCATGTTCGGCCTGGGATGTCACTTTCAACCGAGGATCGCCCTTGATCGAGCAGTCGCTGAGCTGGGACAGTTCTGGGCATTCGCGATTGATAATCGTTCGCGCGGTAGTGAGCTCAAAGCTACGATAATTAATCAAACTGGAAAACCCTTGGCGCATTCTTCGTTTCTTCGACCAGAGGAAGCAAGGGACGTCGTCGCTTGGAATGAAGTGCCCGGATTCGAGTTTCCCTCGCTAAACGAGGAAGTCGAGTTTTTGCGCGATCTGTTTCTGTCCTTGGATCTCAAGTGGTTGGTGGCTGATATGAGTCGACCGGATTTGCCATTGAATGTAACCAAATCTGTGGTTCCAGGTTTTTGCCACATTCACCCGCAACTGTCTACCGAGAGGCTTTACACTGCACCGCTCAAGTTGGGCTGGCAAAAAGAGCGCACGGATGAGACGGATTTAAACCCAATGCCATTTTTTTTCTAG
- a CDS encoding SagB family peptide dehydrogenase, with protein sequence MQRSPSFAYRVHGGPPLGQDSEASGIVHELGHVLGAGWVDAEALDEWFCEQGHQIKDYLVWEKLHEGLQIELRVTVGEESVCSLKGVDSMFRRRLLSIPPNDANAFAMHTLIRQSADSVLIESGDSTVSVQTNWSMVADLFRESLVESETRYWLKQALGLLGMLDGPVSQLPAIGKYWEFHSRLFHRFSSTDGTPYPSGGTFPHMGSEPVAPVFKPPMTDNILRLAKPPKKLKLQLATGLDDVLGSRRSLRPQKPSPLTATELGALLHASFYPLRLIDHEPTSPSSYEASKRPYPSGGGMHPLELYLLVSQPGQHGLPNGLYHYRLREHLLEALPSNEAELSKLARATIADWPVSITLFATARLGRTGWKYEAVTFRLIYAEWGALLQTLHLNATALGLSLSGLGSLPASLFSRVSQVDYNAEPLIGLAALCGPASETTSK encoded by the coding sequence ATGCAGCGTTCACCATCATTCGCCTACCGCGTGCATGGCGGCCCGCCCTTAGGGCAGGACAGTGAGGCATCGGGTATAGTCCACGAGCTGGGCCATGTGCTCGGAGCTGGCTGGGTTGATGCGGAGGCTTTGGATGAATGGTTTTGCGAACAAGGTCACCAGATCAAGGATTACCTTGTCTGGGAAAAACTACACGAAGGTCTGCAGATTGAGCTTCGCGTAACCGTTGGCGAAGAGTCCGTGTGTTCCCTGAAGGGGGTCGACTCTATGTTTCGACGGAGATTACTCAGCATACCCCCAAATGATGCGAATGCCTTCGCGATGCATACGCTTATTCGGCAATCGGCTGATTCTGTTTTGATTGAGTCTGGAGATTCTACCGTAAGCGTTCAGACCAACTGGTCCATGGTAGCAGACTTGTTTCGTGAATCGCTGGTAGAATCGGAGACAAGGTATTGGCTGAAGCAAGCTCTTGGTTTGCTTGGTATGCTCGACGGCCCCGTCAGCCAGCTGCCCGCAATTGGAAAGTACTGGGAGTTTCACAGTCGGCTTTTTCATCGTTTTTCTTCAACGGATGGAACTCCCTATCCTTCGGGCGGAACCTTCCCGCACATGGGGAGCGAGCCAGTTGCGCCGGTCTTTAAACCGCCGATGACGGACAACATCCTGCGGTTAGCCAAACCCCCGAAGAAACTGAAGCTACAACTCGCCACTGGTTTAGATGACGTGCTCGGTAGCCGCCGATCGCTTCGCCCACAAAAGCCTTCTCCCCTAACGGCAACTGAGCTGGGGGCGCTGTTGCACGCCAGTTTTTATCCACTCAGATTGATTGATCACGAGCCTACAAGTCCCTCTAGCTATGAGGCTTCAAAGCGGCCTTACCCGAGTGGAGGCGGGATGCATCCGCTTGAGCTATATCTGCTCGTTTCCCAGCCCGGCCAGCACGGGCTTCCCAATGGGCTCTATCATTACCGCCTACGCGAGCATTTGTTGGAAGCCTTGCCATCCAATGAAGCCGAGCTGTCAAAGCTGGCACGGGCAACCATCGCCGATTGGCCTGTTTCTATCACGCTGTTTGCGACTGCCCGTTTAGGACGAACCGGATGGAAATACGAGGCAGTCACATTTCGATTGATCTATGCGGAGTGGGGAGCATTACTCCAGACGCTTCATCTAAACGCGACCGCCTTGGGACTTTCGCTCAGTGGCTTGGGTTCGCTTCCGGCTTCGCTTTTTTCTCGAGTCAGCCAAGTTGATTACAATGCGGAACCGCTGATTGGCTTGGCGGCGTTGTGCGGACCGGCAAGCGAAACTACTTCAAAATGA